The sequence below is a genomic window from Lolium perenne isolate Kyuss_39 chromosome 7, Kyuss_2.0, whole genome shotgun sequence.
CTAATATTTTCATTATTGTGCATAACTGATTGGCATACTAATGTTTTGATTATTGTGCAGCAATTGGACATATGACAAGGGGGTTCGCCAGCCGTCGAGCATGATTGGAGCTCTTATTAGGCAGTATTGGCCGGGCTTTTACACTCCGGTCCCCGGCGGCGAGAAGAAGCTAGCCGagacttgggcggactatgaggcaGCTCCTTGCCCGGGCTTTGGGAAAGCTTCTGACGCCGTGTACACGAAGTTTTGGGTAAAGCATGCTTCTCGAGTTTACTTCATAGTTGATGACCACACTATGCTAACTCATGTCTCTCTCACAATTATTCTTATGCATGATTGCAGACCCATTATAAGGTGCCTGATGATATGGTTGAGCAAGGGAAGGCGGTACTGACTAGGGCTTGTCAGAGGTTGACAAGGCAACAGTGGTACAATCAGAAGCATACCTGCATCGGGCACTTCAAGGCTGAGCAGGGCACGAGGGTCAAGAAAGCTGACAATATCAGGGACGATACTCAGCTGACGAAGGAAGATTACTTGAAGGTAAGTAAATATTCAATGAGACTCTATGTTGCTGCATAGTTGGGATTGCATTAtgtgttcttcaaatgagttttggtTTTTCAGGTTATGCCCCTATGGTGCGAGAATAAGGAAGACGCATTTGAGGCCTTGGTAGCGAGGTGGGTTGGCGAAGACGCCGACTTCAACGCCAAGAGCGCGCGCAACAAGGCAAACCGGGGCACCGGAGGAACACACAGTGCGGGAAGCCGCAGCACTGAGCGCTACAGGAAGCACaaggtacatatatacatggaacaGCTTGCATTTATTTCCCCTCATATTACTACTTGATACACATAACATTTCTCTTGCTGTGCAGGAGGCGGAACTCGGGGAGCCTCTCACCGAGGTGGGAGGGtggcagaagatgaagctgaagcagcccgatctgagccagcctcagccctcgctgcCCGAGTACTTCGGCTATGCCGAAGAGGAGTTGGAGAAGTACTGCTCGGTGTTCAAGGGTCTTCATCCGgaggtggatgatcctattgAGCAGGAGACCGACTTGACCGCGATTATGGTGGCGGGGAGCGGCGCGGAGCATGGCCGCACGAAGCTTCTTAGTGGGGTGATCAAGCCGCAGAGGACCCTCACGCAGATCAGGTCTACCCTCACCACCGGCGACCCACCGATCGCGCCTCCTCGACAACGTCGTACGGATGTAAGTTTTCTCATTTCCATCTTCTTTCCAACATTCATTCCTGAATGGCTAAATTGACATGACTCCTTTTCTTGGAAATTGTAGGCTAACTTTGAGGCCGCCTACGCGGCCGCTTATGAGAAGTATTTGACGGTTGTAGCAGAGTGGGACCTCAAGAGAGCGGCTTGGGAAGAGTACCAGGAGGTGACGAGTCGTGTAAGTTCCAATCTTTTATGGTTCAAAGACATGACAAGTCCCACCTCCCCTTTTTTTATATCTATAGCGCTTGACATctaaactatcttgcaggcgcTCAGGACGTTCTTCTTGACTGGAGAGAGGATCGCACTTCCGGAAGAGGAGCCAGCTAGGCCGGGGCTGACTCCAGTGTGCCCATCGAGGAAAGCTTTCGCGGCCACATACTACGCACGGACTCCGGTAAGTCCTGTGCCTAACCATTGTCTAAGATGCTTTCACCGCTTTCCTTTCGCATGTCTAAGATGCTAACTCTTGTCAAACATGTAGGGCACGGGAAGTTCGCGGAACCGACCCTCTCCTGGTTCGTCGCGCGAGGGCACACCGATGCACCCCGGCCGCCATTCTCCCAGTGCTTCAGGGTTTTCTCCTGCTGACGATGGTTCAGGCCATGGTTCTACCTCGGTCCACCTCGACAAAAGCCGGACGCATGAATGGACGAGTACGGAACTTGGTTGGTTCCCATGATCTTAGTTTCCCTTAGCTAGGTGTCTAGCGGGTGTGCGTCGATCGTGTGTGCCATGTGTCGACGATGTATGATGATCGTGTGTGTTATATGTGTTGATGTGATGTGCTACATATTTGTATGACGATGATGTTGTTGCTACATTTGatatgatgacgatgatgattatGTGCTGTGCAACATGTAAATTACTGCTATTTTTGCTGTGCTTGCTGTGTTGTGCCAGAAAATAACGCGGAAAACCAAATGGCatagtctgtgccgacggcatagccgtcggcacagcccccTGGACATGCCAAATGGCaggggctgtgccgacggctatgccgtcggcacaggaaggTGGTGCCCAGCAGCCGGGCGGAGCGGGCGGCGACGCGTCTGGGCCGATGGATctgggccgacggcttggccgtcggcacagcaacaGGGGCGTGGACGCGTGGCAGTCACTGGCCGTCCGAGCACAGCTTctgggccgacggcttggccgtcggcacagcaccCTTCCTGGCATAACGGCCGTTAGCCGCTCCGTGGGCCCCACGAGGACTGTGCCGACGGCtactgtgccgacggcaaaggctgtgccgacggcaacaGGGTCTGTGCCGAGGCAATATTGCGCCGAAGGCGTTGTGCCGACggcagccgtcggcacaggcttgggccgacgGCAGTTgatcctgtgccgacggctgccGGCCGTCGGCCCCTTGGCTGGTTCCTGTAGTGGTACGTATCCGACCGTGCACATCACTCCCGTGTTTAGCGGTAAAAATTGTCCGCTCCAAGCATCCCTCCGCTAAAGCAAATCAGTGTCCCAAAACAGAGCTGCTAACTGCCCCGCACATCTCAGATCCCGCACGTTGCGCGGAAGCTTTTTTTGGGTGCCGCCCTCTACCGGCGAAGCATGCCGCCGCCACGGACTCTTCTCCTTCCGGCGAAGCGGCCCTGCTACCCCGCGCCCGCCCGGAAGCTGTCTCCCACGCGCCCGCTCGCCGGCCGTCCCATGCTACCGCGCCGGCCCCCCGCCCATCTACACCCAGCGACCACGGCGGCCGTCCCGTCCCATTCCTTTCAATCGTCGCCCGTCTCATGCTAACCCTCCGGCATAGGCCGAGACCATCCGTAAATGTCTTACTTTATGTTATCGTGAAGCGTGGACGTGCGGATCGTTTTTCGTTTCTCTATGCAACAAACCCTATCTCTATCCTATACAGtacagttctatggcgaaaggaattcattgtgattccaGGTTAAACGGCGCCAACAAGGTTTCCACTGAgccagcattctccaccgatgcagccgtctccagtgcgtAAGCCGTCTCCATCGCGCCAcccttctccgccgccgcgtgagccttctccgccgccgcagccCACCACTAAGTCTAAGAGCAAAAAGCGGAGCGCTCCGGCAATGAGTCGTAACCGATCACCGAAACGCCGacaagagcccctcccaagagtacctaaggttcctcccaagagaccttaCGACTATACAGAAGAGGAAAATGACAAGATCGCAAAGGAACAGTACATGAAATCAAAGTTTGGCAAGAAAAAGCCCCAGCCTGAGCCCGAGACGCCTATATCTAAGGAAAAAAAGTTGAAAATGCTGAAGTACCTTCATCAACCTAAGCCAAAgctttcatcgaactatgaccgcTCTATTCGCAAGTCAACTATGGTAGCAAAAGAGCGGTGGGAAAAAAGTAAGGTAGAAGGGAAACTAGTTCCCCAGCTTGGAacccagaaaaactcgtgccccccgctccaagtgtatcctGATATCCTACAGTGCCTTGATCCGACGCTGGTAGcactatacaaagatgaggcagatgcggccgatatgagtattcctgagtacttaagccgcatcgaATTCATGAACATGGATGATGTCCAAACAGCATACCAGTACAAGTACGGGCAACCTCTTGTCAGAGCTGAGGAGTTGCCTTATCTATCAACACAACTGCGAAGACTGCATAAGTGGTACTTGGATGCATGTGAGGACGGTCAGAACTGGATAATGATAGCAATCAaagatgagcactacgggcgaaATGACGTGATAAACATCGAATTTTCTGAATTATttaagttattcaatcaagacgccctcgacaaatctctgctgagtgcctattgtctgtaagtattatttatgtaattaagtctctaccgcggctcgtccattgcatgcatataactatactcactgtattatgcagaatgaagatccgcGAATGCCGACTTGGGCAAATCTATGACATTGGGTTCGTTGATCCATATACCGTGAATGAGTATTCTGTCAACCGCTTTCCCAAGGACACGGAGGATAACTTGGTATATGCCTTAAGGAAACACTCATACAAAAGGgaaatactatttccttacaacttcgcgtgagtgttactgtcttcacacattaaatatttttcgcttactccatgtgttaagtataattgatgagttatgcatatgcatatccgcaggtttcactatatcctgctagtcattgaacctGACGCCGGagtagtagaagtcatggacttGAAAAGTAAACCCCTTGCGacgtggggggacatggctgatatcctccagAGGGCTTGAAAACAGTTCACCAACAAGGCTCCGGGTTTGTGGAAAAAAGAGCTTGAAATTAGACCtgtaccggtaagtactactagctaggccgtgcatctctttgattctagtttcaataccattattaccatccttgattattattttgattgaactttgttctcgtaaagtgcttgaggcaagaggacgggaataattaatgcgggttctacgtttgcgagttcattcgcCAGACGACCCACCAGGGGGCCAAAATTTTAGATCAACTTAAAGTACGTAAACAACATTCATAACTTTATTTTATCACCTCGTGCTTcattcacatatatatatatatatatatatatatactgaccaccttcttgaaattattagatccaacggttgcggaacggtcttctagcaaccgagcgtgtacgagcaattcaagaagaactggcgggattcttacttgagcaagtcatagctccagacGGAGCATACtatcagccccccccccccccgcccaatATTGAATAGAACTTATTTTTGaaagttgatgtagacatatatatatgcatgaacgtgtgtcacttcGATCGATATATTCATAACGTTTTTtatgtaatataatggtttcctatatatatgtGCCTGCATTATAACGTGTTTCAAATGGAGgcagactctgccgcggcagcgttttagtgtaATTTCCTCCCGCGGCAGAGTctaccgcggcagcgttttagtgtaattccctgccgcggcagggaagggcaccaaaacgctgccgcggcagaacccgaaccggtgctaaaggtcctccgccgggCGCTCTTCTGCGGGCCACGTGGTGCCCCTTTAGtaccgaaccggtgctaaaggggggaGGCTTTAGCACCGGATGCGttgcaccggttggccatccggtttTTATGGCCCTTACGAACCTATGCTACAGCCCCGTTTTCTACTAGTGGAGAAACAACTACCTTGCGCTGGAATGCTCCACAACAAGGGTTATGCAAGATCAATGTTGACGCAGCGTTATCCAAGACGAAAATTGGAGGAGCAGTGGGTGTTGTTTGCAGGGATGAACAAGGTGTTCTTCTAGGTGCTTCAGCTAGAGTTATCGAAGGCATAAATGACCCAGCAACCCTGGAGGCATGCGCATGTGCGTAGGGTCTTGCCCTGGCTGAAGATCTGAATATCAAAAAACTTATGCTGGCCACAGACTGTTTAGGGGTCTCCCGAGAGATCAATGAAGGCAGCCTTTCGTCATATGCCACTATTCTGAAGGAGATTGAAGAAAGGAGACGCACCTTCCATAGTTCAATAGTGTTTTTTCGATCaaggagcatagccccagcctctgcatccaaaggatgcacacagctttcttctttattaaattattcgcaaTGCCTTACAAGGGGAATACAAAGATCAACTCGAAGCCACCTTCCTAGCGACAACTCGCTATACCTACGATGAAGGGGGGACCATGAACAAGGCCATACTCCCTGACGGTACACCAACACACATCATCCAAAAAGCAAAACCCTGAGGGTGCGCCATTGCACACATCACAGAGTTCGCACCGCCATCTATCACGAACCAATCTCCAAGCGAGATCAACGCATTGACCATGCCAGACCCGCCGTAGATGTCACCATAACACCAaacagctccaccatcctgcacgcgtCCAACAGTCCTCGCCCGTCTTCAATACCCCGCAGCTCCACGCCGCTGAGAAACATCGACGAcaacgtggtagatgaacaccactccaccaaaaACCACCTCCGTCTAGCCGctactccaaaaacgatgccccaagaggtagcacGACGCAGGGTGCGCCGTCATCGTCCGATCCTggctggatctagggtttccacCGGAGCAGCATGGGTGAGTACGCGCggactgcgacgacgatgccttcaagaaggaaacgacgcttaacgccgccatcgcccgccaatcGTGGCATGGTTTTCACCGACAGCCGCAAGTCCCCTACTCGGCGAGAGCGAACGGAGAGGCCAGCAAAGATGATGCCTTCGCCAGGGAGCGACGCAATaaccgccgccatcatccgccaagaacgaAGTCAAGGCTCGGTGTTCACCGGTGACCCCTTCGCCGCTAGCTCGTCGTCGACTAGATCTTCATCACCGGGGTAGAGGGATCTCGTGATCCGCCACCCCAGCAACCAGccgacctcctccggcgaagaagaaggcctcctccaccgtcgaacccgaggctgctgccccgggcgtcgTCGTACCGCGGGAGAATCCCAAGGTCACCACCCCGCACCGGCGAGAAGCGGAGGGGATGGCGTAAACCGTCccaccaccagccaccaccgGTGTGCCACCGACGGGAGGCAGGGGAGGCCGCAGCACAGATCTCTGGCCACCGTCGCCCCTCCAACCtccgaccgccgccgccccgccaTCACACGGGAGGCAGGGAGTCTACCACCGCAACATCGAGGGGAGCCCCCAGCCGCCGTTCCCGCCGCGCCACGAGGGaggcccggcggcggcggcggggggagaCTAGGGTTTGGAGGGGGGGTTCCATAGTTCAATAGTAGTTCATGAGAAAAGAAGGCTGGGCCCATAATCTTGCTAAGAGTGTTGTAACTCTTGAACCAGGACGTCATGTCCGGTTTGGAACCTCCCCTGATCTTCTTCTTGTACCTCTAAACTTTGTTGATTAACAAAGAAGGATCTGATGctgaaaaaaaaaaaaccttatCAGAATCGCCGTCAATTCCCGATCAATATAAGTTAATGTTTTGTGCAACAGCCTAAGAAGATCGACT
It includes:
- the LOC127312207 gene encoding uncharacterized protein translates to MIGALIRQYWPGFYTPVPGGEKKLAETWADYEAAPCPGFGKASDAVYTKFWTHYKVPDDMVEQGKAVLTRACQRLTRQQWYNQKHTCIGHFKAEQGTRVKKADNIRDDTQLTKEDYLKVMPLWCENKEDAFEALVARWVGEDADFNAKSARNKANRGTGGTHSAGSRSTERYRKHKEAELGEPLTEVGGWQKMKLKQPDLSQPQPSLPEYFGYAEEELEKYCSVFKGLHPEVDDPIEQETDLTAIMVAGSGAEHGRTKLLSGVIKPQRTLTQIRSTLTTGDPPIAPPRQRRTDANFEAAYAAAYEKYLTVVAEWDLKRAAWEEYQEVTSRVSSNLLWFKDMTSPTSPFFISIALDI